Proteins from one Romboutsia sp. CE17 genomic window:
- a CDS encoding YebC/PmpR family DNA-binding transcriptional regulator has translation MGRIGNIINRKGKQDAKRAKIFTKHARAIAVAAKEGGPDPEYNAALKTAIEKAKADNMPNDNLERAIAKGAGGGANENYETIVYEGYGPGGVAVIVEALTDNKNRTAGNVRYYFDKNGGNLGTSGCVSFMFDNKGQILIEANDEVSEDELMEVALEAGAEDFIVEEDGYEVVTAPEDFAAVRDELAAKGYEFISADVKLIPQTTTELTDETQLKMMNKLVDMLEDDDDVQNVYHNWEINE, from the coding sequence ATGGGACGTATAGGAAACATAATTAATAGAAAAGGTAAGCAAGACGCTAAGAGAGCGAAAATATTTACTAAACATGCTAGAGCAATAGCTGTTGCAGCTAAAGAAGGTGGACCAGATCCAGAATACAATGCAGCGTTAAAAACTGCTATAGAAAAAGCTAAAGCTGACAACATGCCTAATGATAACTTAGAAAGAGCTATCGCAAAAGGTGCAGGCGGTGGAGCTAACGAAAACTATGAAACTATAGTTTATGAAGGATACGGGCCAGGTGGAGTTGCAGTTATAGTTGAAGCTTTAACTGATAACAAAAATAGAACTGCTGGTAATGTTAGATACTACTTCGATAAGAACGGTGGTAACTTAGGTACAAGTGGATGTGTATCATTCATGTTCGATAACAAAGGACAAATACTAATAGAAGCTAACGATGAAGTTTCTGAAGATGAATTAATGGAAGTTGCTTTAGAAGCTGGAGCTGAAGACTTTATAGTTGAAGAAGATGGATATGAAGTTGTAACTGCCCCGGAAGATTTTGCAGCAGTAAGAGATGAATTAGCAGCCAAAGGATATGAATTTATATCTGCAGATGTTAAGTTAATACCTCAAACTACTACAGAATTAACAGATGAAACTCAATTAAAGATGATGAACAAATTAGTTGATATGTTAGAAGATGATGACGATGTTCAAAATGTTTACCATAACTGGGAAATAAACGAATAG
- a CDS encoding MFS transporter: MSSKGLKNLESENVRPFGLRDKAGYLLGDLGNDFSFIFASMFLMIFYTKVWGVSTSLVGVLFLVARCVDACSDITMGVIADKAKPTKDGKFKPWIKRMAGPVSIMSFLMYQSSLANASMTVKTIIMFVTYLLWGSVFYTAINIPYGSMASAITNDPKERASLSTWRSLGGSFASVIIGTIAPQVIYYADANGNQLVSPEKFTMIAGIFSICAFICYILCFKLTTERVKFVNDDKKEKVSIVKNLGIIAKNKALLAIIGAAIVLLLSSLMTQTINNYLFADYFKDVNSLSVLNMLGLPINLTLAAVIVKVSDKFGKKEVSMISMIIGGIIYIGCYVAKITNPWIYVGMYTLATLFTTVFNMLIWANITDIIDYNEILTGKRDDGTIYGVYSFSRKVGQALAGGLGGFALTFIGYNSAAATQTTATTDGIYSLATLFPGACYIVVGLILMFAYPLSKKVVNENNLKLEAMRDSK, encoded by the coding sequence ATGAGTTCAAAAGGGTTAAAAAATTTAGAGTCTGAAAATGTAAGACCTTTTGGTCTAAGAGACAAAGCAGGTTATTTACTTGGGGATTTAGGAAACGATTTCTCGTTTATTTTTGCAAGTATGTTCTTAATGATATTCTATACAAAAGTATGGGGTGTTAGTACATCTTTAGTGGGTGTATTATTTTTAGTAGCAAGATGTGTAGATGCTTGTTCAGATATAACAATGGGAGTTATAGCAGATAAAGCCAAGCCTACAAAAGATGGTAAATTTAAACCATGGATAAAAAGAATGGCAGGACCAGTGTCTATCATGAGTTTCTTAATGTATCAGTCTAGTTTGGCAAACGCTTCCATGACTGTGAAGACAATTATAATGTTCGTTACTTATCTATTATGGGGATCTGTTTTTTATACAGCAATAAATATACCTTATGGTTCAATGGCATCAGCTATTACTAATGATCCAAAAGAGAGAGCATCACTTTCAACTTGGAGAAGTTTAGGTGGAAGTTTTGCTAGTGTTATTATAGGAACTATAGCACCTCAAGTTATATATTATGCAGATGCTAATGGAAATCAACTTGTAAGTCCAGAAAAATTTACTATGATTGCTGGAATATTCTCAATATGTGCATTTATATGTTATATATTATGTTTTAAACTTACTACAGAACGTGTTAAATTTGTAAATGATGATAAAAAGGAAAAGGTTTCTATAGTTAAAAATCTTGGAATAATAGCAAAAAATAAAGCTTTACTAGCAATAATAGGAGCAGCAATAGTATTACTTCTTAGTTCGTTAATGACACAAACTATAAATAATTACTTATTTGCTGATTACTTTAAAGATGTAAACTCATTATCTGTATTAAATATGCTTGGTTTACCAATAAACTTAACACTTGCAGCAGTTATAGTAAAAGTATCAGATAAATTTGGTAAAAAAGAAGTATCTATGATATCTATGATTATTGGAGGTATAATATATATAGGATGTTATGTAGCTAAAATAACAAACCCATGGATATATGTAGGAATGTATACTTTAGCAACATTGTTTACTACTGTATTTAATATGCTTATATGGGCAAATATAACTGACATAATAGACTATAATGAAATACTTACTGGAAAAAGAGATGATGGAACAATATATGGAGTTTATTCTTTCTCTAGAAAAGTAGGACAAGCTTTAGCTGGAGGTCTTGGAGGATTTGCCTTAACATTTATAGGGTATAACTCAGCGGCAGCGACTCAGACAACAGCTACAACAGATGGAATTTATTCATTAGCAACTTTATTCCCAGGTGCTTGTTACATAGTTGTTGGATTAATATTAATGTTTGCTTATCCTCTAAGTAAAAAAGTAGTTAATGAAAATAATCTTAAATTAGAAGCAATGCGTGATTCTAAATAA
- the nadE gene encoding NAD(+) synthase encodes MEASLKTDIEIKIDKTVEWLREKVKETNCKGLAVGVSGGIDSAVVAYLIKKAFPDNSIGVIMEINSNPQDKEDALKVINGCQIKHIELDLTEQQVGILDKVIGQLQSIDVYNENNKTISDANLRARVRMSTIYTVANNLNYLVVGTDNAAEVYTGYFTKYGDGGVDLIPIANITKAEVYEWAKVLGVHEDIINKAPSAGLWEGQTDEQEMGTTYKMIDAVVEGRLDEVPQKDLEIIERLHRISAHKRAVAPAPPKF; translated from the coding sequence ATGGAAGCTAGTTTAAAAACAGACATAGAGATAAAAATAGATAAAACCGTTGAATGGCTTAGAGAAAAAGTAAAGGAAACTAATTGTAAGGGATTAGCAGTAGGGGTTTCAGGAGGAATAGATTCAGCAGTAGTTGCTTATCTTATAAAGAAAGCTTTCCCAGATAATTCTATAGGGGTAATAATGGAGATAAATAGTAATCCTCAAGATAAAGAGGATGCTTTAAAAGTTATAAATGGATGTCAAATAAAGCATATAGAATTAGATTTAACAGAACAACAAGTTGGTATATTAGATAAGGTAATTGGACAATTACAAAGTATAGATGTATATAATGAGAACAATAAAACTATATCAGATGCAAACTTAAGAGCAAGAGTTAGAATGAGTACAATATATACTGTAGCTAATAATTTAAACTATTTAGTAGTTGGAACTGATAACGCAGCAGAAGTTTATACTGGATACTTTACAAAGTATGGAGATGGTGGAGTTGACTTAATACCAATAGCTAACATAACAAAGGCAGAAGTATATGAATGGGCTAAAGTATTAGGTGTTCATGAAGATATAATAAATAAAGCACCATCAGCAGGACTTTGGGAAGGTCAAACTGATGAACAAGAAATGGGAACGACATACAAGATGATAGATGCAGTGGTAGAAGGTAGATTAGATGAGGTTCCACAAAAAGACTTAGAAATAATTGAAAGGTTACATAGAATAAGTGCTCATAAAAGGGCTGTGGCACCGGCACCACCTAAGTTCTAA
- a CDS encoding sulfite exporter TauE/SafE family protein, translating into MLIGIIGFFAGIIGGMGMGGGTILIPTLILFASIDPKIAQSVNLISSIPMTIFALIIHIKNKNVEFKLVAPIAIFGVIAAIFGSFLANYLSSEILRKVFGIFLLSVGSYEVYKGYKSPKKGCQK; encoded by the coding sequence ATGTTAATAGGAATAATCGGTTTTTTTGCAGGAATAATTGGTGGTATGGGCATGGGTGGTGGAACAATTTTAATACCAACTTTAATACTTTTTGCATCTATAGATCCTAAAATAGCTCAAAGTGTTAATTTAATCTCCTCTATACCAATGACTATATTTGCTCTTATAATACATATAAAAAATAAAAATGTAGAGTTCAAATTAGTTGCTCCTATAGCTATATTTGGAGTAATTGCAGCCATATTTGGTTCATTTTTAGCTAATTACTTAAGCTCAGAAATTTTAAGAAAAGTATTTGGTATTTTCTTGCTTTCGGTTGGTTCTTATGAAGTTTATAAAGGATATAAATCACCAAAAAAAGGATGCCAAAAGTAA
- a CDS encoding fascin domain-containing protein: MKKYRNDVMPNMMEDNINNQQSEDMNIQNYKNTVYNAYVVQIKSVYNNNFVEIGFDDFFYATGNQSTGKIFMLILLEDNNIMLRIHGGRFLRIDKNGFLVVDTNNEGASVFTLEKVDGVEYALLAPNGSYLRVRVRESDNRLVADVQEIDEYAAFKFRTITYY, encoded by the coding sequence ATGAAAAAGTATAGAAATGACGTGATGCCGAATATGATGGAAGATAATATTAATAATCAGCAATCTGAGGATATGAATATCCAAAATTATAAAAATACTGTATATAATGCATATGTAGTTCAAATAAAATCTGTATACAATAATAATTTTGTAGAAATAGGATTTGATGATTTTTTTTATGCTACAGGAAATCAAAGTACTGGAAAAATATTTATGCTAATCTTATTAGAAGATAATAATATTATGCTAAGAATACATGGGGGAAGATTTTTAAGAATCGATAAAAATGGATTCTTAGTTGTAGATACTAATAATGAAGGGGCAAGTGTATTCACATTAGAAAAGGTTGATGGTGTAGAATATGCGCTACTTGCACCAAATGGAAGCTACTTAAGAGTAAGAGTAAGAGAGAGTGATAATAGATTGGTAGCTGATGTACAAGAAATAGATGAATATGCTGCATTTAAATTTAGAACAATTACCTATTATTAA
- a CDS encoding BofC C-terminal domain-containing protein — translation MFEEKKSFHWKIPTLVLVCILVLSSGIYIGTKLRDNDTKEQNKMASKVSNKNEKTTEAFGLNENCEIWLQTIYSDNSDTKSSPIMIGTVPDELLDKSEDEIIAYFNDKYPNREVESINKYEIVLTETEDVSSVDATKANKYSVEINSGYVGIYKYDSTGKKSIVEETQIEVDSLPRTVQDELQQGIIVSSKDEAYSKLEDMDS, via the coding sequence ATGTTTGAAGAAAAAAAATCATTTCATTGGAAGATACCAACATTAGTTTTAGTATGTATATTGGTATTAAGTAGTGGAATTTACATAGGCACGAAGTTAAGAGACAATGATACTAAGGAACAAAATAAAATGGCAAGTAAAGTATCGAATAAGAATGAGAAAACAACAGAAGCTTTTGGATTAAATGAAAATTGTGAAATATGGTTACAGACAATTTATTCAGATAATAGCGATACTAAATCATCTCCAATAATGATTGGCACAGTTCCTGATGAATTGTTAGATAAATCAGAAGATGAGATAATAGCATATTTTAATGATAAATATCCAAATAGAGAAGTAGAAAGTATAAACAAATATGAAATAGTTTTAACTGAAACTGAAGATGTTTCTTCAGTAGATGCAACTAAAGCTAATAAATATTCAGTTGAGATTAATAGTGGATATGTAGGAATCTATAAATATGATAGTACAGGTAAGAAAAGTATAGTAGAAGAAACTCAAATAGAAGTTGATTCCTTACCAAGAACTGTACAAGATGAATTACAACAAGGCATTATTGTGAGCTCTAAAGATGAGGCATATAGTAAGTTAGAAGATATGGATAGTTAA
- a CDS encoding YczE/YyaS/YitT family protein, translated as MTNIFDLKSKENKVRVLFYTLGLSIMGLGIALSAISNFGVGPWDAVNIGLSYHINLSVGTCMNIVAILNLIVGGILNKEFPKITPMITSIILGGFIDLGLFVFSDINVSTPLMQFILFMISLPIISLGVAIYLVSKLPNTPLDYFMLAIKTKFNLSLMSGKIVSECSGFIIGFLLGGPVGLGSLIIIFTIGPIMQFLYPYSEYFFNKLINKGDITLSKN; from the coding sequence ATGACTAATATATTTGATTTAAAAAGCAAAGAGAATAAGGTCAGAGTATTATTCTATACATTAGGTCTTAGTATAATGGGTCTTGGAATTGCACTAAGTGCCATATCTAACTTTGGAGTTGGACCTTGGGATGCTGTAAATATCGGATTAAGCTATCATATTAACTTATCAGTAGGTACATGTATGAATATAGTAGCTATTTTGAATTTAATAGTAGGTGGTATATTAAATAAAGAATTTCCTAAAATAACACCTATGATAACATCTATTATATTAGGCGGTTTTATAGATTTAGGTCTTTTCGTATTTAGTGATATTAATGTATCTACACCTTTAATGCAGTTTATATTATTTATGATTTCACTTCCAATTATAAGCTTAGGTGTTGCAATTTATTTAGTTTCTAAATTACCTAATACACCATTAGATTATTTTATGCTTGCTATAAAAACTAAGTTTAATTTATCTCTTATGTCTGGTAAAATTGTATCAGAATGTAGCGGATTTATTATAGGTTTTCTTTTAGGCGGTCCAGTTGGTCTTGGAAGTTTAATAATCATATTCACTATAGGACCAATAATGCAATTCTTATATCCTTATAGTGAGTATTTCTTTAATAAACTAATTAATAAGGGCGATATAACTTTATCTAAAAACTAA
- a CDS encoding polysaccharide deacetylase family protein, which translates to MRQKNIFNNKKRKTNNKNKIISVSLACVIVFAGVKVVSATTSFFKEQQAIKQEEKRKEEEAKALAEKKRKEEEEKKKYMVGVKNDAKKYTYDATKVAKKLASYDYSNNGEKVVFLTFDDGTSTTVTPEVLRILEENDVHATFFVTGQNIERGGEKAKELLKEELNRGHAIANHSWSHDYKYLYPGRTLNLDNFLADFKKTDDLLKETLGKYFSTRVIRCPGGHMSWKGMDALDSYLDENKMASIDWNALNKDAEGSRKNADQLVQEAIKTSEGKEMVVLLMHDTYGKEETAKALPEIIKYFKDNGYEFKTLS; encoded by the coding sequence ATGAGACAAAAAAATATCTTTAACAACAAAAAAAGAAAAACTAATAATAAAAATAAGATTATTTCAGTTAGTCTTGCTTGTGTAATTGTATTTGCTGGCGTTAAAGTAGTTTCTGCAACTACTAGCTTCTTTAAAGAACAACAAGCAATAAAACAAGAAGAAAAACGTAAAGAAGAAGAAGCTAAAGCTTTAGCTGAAAAAAAGCGTAAAGAAGAAGAAGAAAAGAAAAAATATATGGTTGGCGTAAAAAATGATGCTAAAAAATATACATACGATGCAACTAAGGTTGCTAAAAAATTAGCTTCATATGATTATTCTAACAATGGTGAAAAAGTTGTATTCTTAACTTTCGATGATGGAACTTCTACTACTGTTACTCCTGAAGTATTAAGAATACTAGAAGAAAATGATGTACATGCTACTTTCTTTGTAACTGGTCAAAATATTGAAAGAGGTGGAGAAAAAGCAAAAGAATTGCTAAAAGAGGAGTTAAATAGGGGACATGCTATAGCTAATCACTCTTGGTCACATGATTATAAATATCTTTATCCAGGTAGAACTCTAAATTTAGATAACTTCCTTGCTGACTTTAAGAAAACAGATGATTTATTAAAGGAAACTCTTGGAAAGTACTTCTCAACTAGAGTAATAAGATGTCCAGGTGGACATATGTCTTGGAAGGGTATGGATGCTTTAGATAGCTATTTAGACGAAAATAAAATGGCTTCAATAGATTGGAATGCATTAAATAAAGATGCTGAAGGTTCAAGAAAAAATGCAGATCAATTAGTTCAAGAAGCTATAAAAACATCTGAAGGTAAAGAAATGGTAGTATTATTAATGCATGATACTTACGGAAAAGAAGAAACTGCTAAAGCACTACCTGAAATAATAAAATACTTTAAAGACAACGGATATGAATTTAAAACTTTATCTTAA
- a CDS encoding sulfite exporter TauE/SafE family protein — protein sequence MIIIKNKYFNFNIKNTIIGLFTGFINGVFGSGGGTLLVPILNNILKVEEHKSHATALAIIIFLSATSSVIYISRGTYDVKLTIQAAIGSIIGGIIGAKLLCKVTGRFLRISFGVIMIIAALRMVF from the coding sequence GTGATAATTATAAAAAATAAATACTTTAATTTCAATATAAAAAATACTATTATTGGTCTATTTACTGGCTTTATAAATGGAGTATTTGGCTCTGGAGGAGGTACCCTTTTAGTACCTATACTAAATAATATTTTAAAGGTTGAAGAACATAAGTCCCACGCTACAGCCCTTGCAATAATAATTTTTCTATCAGCTACAAGCTCTGTTATATATATATCAAGAGGTACTTATGATGTTAAGTTAACTATTCAAGCTGCTATAGGTAGTATAATTGGAGGAATTATTGGTGCAAAATTACTATGCAAGGTCACTGGGAGATTCCTTAGAATCTCATTTGGTGTTATTATGATTATTGCAGCCTTAAGGATGGTGTTTTAA
- a CDS encoding DUF1540 domain-containing protein, whose amino-acid sequence MAKIGCNVINCSHNDSGICYANKISVTGKKARTSNHTCCSSFLDESTYSTLTNNTNNDGPCNMVSCNVKTCNYNAGNICALNDIAVTSNVGRANLYSETYCSSFKCK is encoded by the coding sequence ATGGCAAAAATAGGATGTAATGTAATTAACTGTTCACATAATGACAGTGGTATATGTTATGCAAATAAAATATCAGTAACTGGTAAGAAAGCTCGTACTAGCAATCATACTTGCTGTAGTTCATTCTTAGATGAATCTACATATAGTACACTAACTAATAATACAAATAATGACGGGCCGTGTAATATGGTTTCTTGCAATGTAAAAACTTGTAATTACAACGCTGGAAATATATGTGCTCTTAACGATATTGCTGTAACATCAAATGTAGGTAGAGCAAATCTATACTCAGAAACATATTGCTCTAGTTTTAAATGCAAATAA
- a CDS encoding MFS transporter — protein sequence MISNTSKNLEFENVRPFGLRDKAGYLLGDLGNDFTFIFASMFLMIFYTKVWGVSASLVGVLFLVARFVDGCSDITMGVIADKSKPTKDGKFKPWIKRMSGPVALISFLMYQHSLANASMTVKVIVMFATYILWGSICYTAINIPYGSMASAITNDPKERASLSTWRSLGASFAGVIIGTIAPQVIYYADANGNQLVNPEKFTMIAGIFSICAFICYMLCFKLTTERVKFENDDKKEKVSIVKNLGIIVKNKALLAIIGAAIVLLLSSLMTQTINAYLFADYFKNINALSTLSMVGLPVNLMLAAVIVKIAGKFGKKEVSMISMLITGAIFIGCYIAKITNPWVYVAIYTLTTLFMNVFNMLIWAKITDIIDYNEILTGKRDDGTIYGVYSFSRKLGQALAGGLGGFALTFIGYNSMAATQTTATTDGIYALATLFPGVCYIVVGLILMFAYPLSKKVVNENNLKLEAMRSSK from the coding sequence ATGATTTCAAACACATCAAAAAATTTAGAATTTGAAAATGTAAGACCTTTTGGGTTAAGAGACAAAGCAGGTTATTTACTTGGGGACTTAGGAAACGATTTCACATTTATTTTTGCAAGTATGTTCTTAATGATATTCTATACAAAAGTATGGGGTGTTAGTGCATCTTTAGTTGGTGTGTTATTTTTAGTAGCAAGATTTGTAGATGGTTGTTCAGATATAACAATGGGAGTTATAGCAGATAAATCAAAGCCTACAAAAGATGGTAAATTTAAACCTTGGATAAAAAGAATGTCAGGACCAGTAGCTCTTATAAGTTTCTTAATGTATCAACACAGTCTGGCAAACGCTTCCATGACTGTAAAAGTAATTGTAATGTTCGCTACTTATATATTATGGGGATCTATTTGTTATACAGCAATAAATATACCTTATGGTTCAATGGCATCAGCTATTACTAATGATCCAAAGGAGAGAGCATCTCTTTCAACTTGGAGAAGTTTAGGGGCAAGTTTCGCAGGGGTTATTATAGGAACTATAGCACCTCAAGTTATATATTATGCAGATGCTAATGGAAATCAACTAGTAAATCCAGAAAAATTCACTATGATTGCTGGAATATTCTCAATATGCGCATTTATATGTTATATGTTATGTTTTAAACTTACAACAGAGCGTGTTAAGTTTGAAAATGATGACAAAAAGGAAAAGGTTTCCATAGTAAAAAATCTTGGAATAATAGTAAAAAATAAAGCTTTATTAGCAATAATAGGAGCTGCAATAGTACTACTTCTTAGTTCGTTAATGACACAAACTATAAACGCTTATTTATTTGCTGACTACTTTAAAAATATAAACGCATTATCTACTTTAAGTATGGTTGGTTTACCAGTAAACTTAATGCTTGCAGCAGTAATAGTAAAAATAGCAGGCAAATTTGGTAAAAAAGAAGTATCTATGATATCTATGCTTATCACAGGAGCAATATTTATAGGATGTTATATAGCTAAAATAACAAATCCATGGGTATATGTAGCAATATATACTTTAACAACATTGTTCATGAATGTATTTAATATGCTTATATGGGCTAAAATAACTGACATAATAGATTATAATGAGATACTTACTGGAAAAAGAGATGATGGAACAATATATGGAGTTTATTCTTTCTCTAGAAAATTAGGACAAGCTTTAGCTGGAGGACTTGGAGGATTTGCCTTAACATTTATAGGATATAACTCAATGGCAGCGACTCAGACAACAGCTACAACAGATGGAATTTATGCATTAGCAACTTTATTCCCAGGTGTTTGTTATATAGTTGTTGGATTAATATTAATGTTTGCTTATCCTTTAAGTAAAAAAGTAGTTAATGAAAATAATCTTAAATTAGAAGCAATGCGTAGTTCTAAATAA